In one window of Ignavibacteriota bacterium DNA:
- a CDS encoding DUF3808 domain-containing protein: MNTKNILVNNSAFCEPSSRPLRLFFFLSFALSLLFPQLSVATEKTILERIHTLTLEGLNLAYNFELEQANAKFEEALRLEPNHPRPHVSKATILFWRFSLANDDQLYDELIPMLENSIEAAEEYQDDNETDADALTCLGTLYGYKAFAHARHKSYLKAAWDGKKSLDYFTDAVQQNPKAYDAYLGLGTFHYFAAFAPKALQWVISILGVDGDANLGVKEIRIALEKGMFTNVEAQYYLAQFLPWQSGNFVASESLLVNLNKRFPNNSIISFTLAIWEMRRNDVTSAREHLQNIVESDKGTVPGLKPLSLYKLAECNYRLNNFQNAIDGYKAFLAIYHDENYQATAHHRIGVSYELSGRREQALKHYRASIAAEHRHGDDKYSSRKSEAFLKSPITVADSILLTAKNIYKAGNYGKAKELYNTLETLAGVSLIHRAEAHIGIGELLMEQELYAEALSHFNNVLAMNVGSELWLLPWSHYQLGVCHSKLGNTVVAKKEFERVLEFEEEYDFKNWLTFRTERELEKLK; the protein is encoded by the coding sequence GTGAACACGAAGAATATCTTGGTGAACAACTCTGCGTTCTGTGAGCCTTCTTCGCGCCCTCTGCGTTTATTTTTTTTCTTGTCCTTCGCACTCTCGCTTCTTTTTCCTCAACTCTCTGTAGCAACAGAAAAAACAATCCTTGAACGAATCCACACTCTCACGCTTGAAGGATTAAATCTCGCGTATAACTTCGAGCTCGAACAAGCCAACGCGAAGTTTGAAGAAGCATTACGATTGGAACCGAATCACCCGCGACCGCATGTCAGCAAGGCAACGATTTTGTTCTGGAGATTTTCTCTCGCCAACGATGACCAACTCTATGACGAACTGATTCCCATGTTGGAGAATTCTATCGAAGCGGCGGAAGAATATCAAGATGACAATGAAACGGACGCGGATGCGCTCACCTGCCTCGGCACACTCTACGGCTACAAAGCATTCGCCCATGCGCGGCACAAAAGTTATCTCAAAGCCGCCTGGGACGGGAAAAAAAGTCTCGATTATTTCACCGATGCCGTTCAGCAAAATCCGAAGGCATACGATGCGTATCTCGGACTTGGAACATTTCACTACTTTGCCGCATTCGCTCCGAAAGCGTTGCAATGGGTGATTTCCATTCTCGGTGTAGATGGCGATGCAAATCTCGGAGTGAAAGAAATCCGCATCGCGCTGGAGAAGGGAATGTTCACCAACGTCGAAGCACAATATTATCTCGCGCAATTTCTTCCGTGGCAAAGCGGTAACTTTGTCGCAAGCGAATCGCTCCTTGTCAATTTGAACAAACGCTTTCCGAATAATTCGATTATTTCCTTCACACTCGCTATCTGGGAAATGCGGCGAAACGATGTCACCTCCGCACGCGAACATTTGCAAAACATTGTCGAATCAGACAAGGGGACCGTACCAGGATTAAAACCGCTTTCCCTCTACAAATTAGCCGAATGTAATTACCGTTTGAACAATTTTCAGAATGCCATTGATGGGTACAAAGCATTCCTTGCCATTTACCACGATGAGAATTATCAGGCGACAGCGCATCATCGCATCGGTGTGAGTTACGAGTTGAGCGGAAGGCGTGAACAGGCGCTCAAACATTACCGTGCATCAATCGCCGCTGAACACAGACACGGCGATGATAAATATTCATCAAGAAAATCAGAGGCGTTTTTGAAATCGCCCATCACAGTTGCCGACTCAATTCTTCTGACTGCAAAGAATATTTACAAAGCAGGCAACTACGGAAAAGCAAAGGAACTGTACAACACACTTGAAACGCTCGCGGGCGTTTCATTAATACATCGCGCAGAAGCGCACATCGGCATCGGTGAATTATTGATGGAACAGGAACTCTATGCCGAAGCGCTTTCACACTTCAATAACGTTCTTGCAATGAATGTCGGCAGTGAACTGTGGCTTCTCCCGTGGTCGCACTATCAACTCGGTGTGTGTCACTCGAAATTAGGAAACACCGTCGTTGCAAAAAAAGAATTTGAACGCGTGCTGGAGTTCGAAGAAGAATATGATTTCAAAAACTGGCTCACGTTCAGGACGGAGAGAGAACTGGAAAAGTTGAAATGA
- a CDS encoding carboxypeptidase-like regulatory domain-containing protein codes for MRVSVLNFVFWALIFNTALAQTRFTLSGTVIDSSSRKELASVNIRVVGTSFGTVSNSVGQYTLSVEKGNNTLVFSLIGYQPETLRVNIVSNFSHHVRLKESPVQIPELVVSAEDPAIEIIRQAIANKRKWMNKLKSYRFEAFTRQTLRSDTSIASITEAYSTGTMLGGDTLREVIKQKRQTQNIPLDENFAAVRGIVNFNEDEIGLFRMSVNNKSSGYRFVGPTAPDALEYYDYKLIGTSVVNGVEVYKIRMTPTTRLKPLFDGIITIADETFAVMGVDVVPNETFNIPFIKDIELRYRQQFSLYDSMFWMPSDIRITGSLSVSIIGITMPKIGIEQTSAIYDYAVNVPVPDSVMKRPRLVVDSAATTFDSTFWKEHEILPLTSEEQTAYATLDSTQTLEKQFEPKGPLASLGGDGTGSVIEHLDARFNRVEGFFLGGKIEMDTVLPKTSLRASAGYGFSDTTFKYNLGATYFLSNKKRLGIGADVYRKLDNIPDGGYYGSLAISLMSLIDKNDYCDYLLATGWRAFTTFNPTRQFSLQLGLVSENHTSMFNNTDFSIFSKNKVFRQNLSINEGKLQSINFDFRFGQEEIPLGLVSRDAFNFSVEHSSPSFTGGDFDFTRYLASLEWSVQTFATDLLFPPKFSMKLSAGTSSGVLPLQRMFVLDSRASGYAPFGVLRGSAIKEFSGNRFVMLTIEHNFRSVPFLALDIPFLYRNNIELLVHGSFAKTWMNELPTFDGVYSEAGIGINRIFDIIRADVTYRFFEPSRFYFTLSVANLF; via the coding sequence ATGAGGGTTTCTGTTTTGAATTTCGTGTTTTGGGCTTTGATATTCAACACAGCGCTTGCACAAACACGATTTACGCTTAGCGGAACGGTGATAGATTCTTCGTCACGTAAAGAACTTGCCTCAGTCAATATTCGTGTTGTCGGAACTTCCTTCGGAACGGTGTCGAACTCGGTCGGGCAATACACGCTTTCTGTTGAGAAGGGAAACAACACACTTGTTTTCAGTTTGATTGGGTATCAGCCGGAAACATTGCGCGTGAACATCGTTTCAAATTTTTCTCATCATGTTCGATTGAAAGAATCGCCCGTTCAAATTCCCGAACTTGTTGTTTCGGCAGAAGACCCCGCCATTGAAATCATCCGGCAAGCGATTGCCAACAAACGGAAGTGGATGAATAAACTCAAATCATACAGGTTTGAAGCATTCACGCGGCAAACGCTTCGGAGCGATACTTCCATCGCAAGCATAACGGAAGCCTACTCAACAGGTACCATGCTCGGCGGCGATACGCTTCGGGAAGTCATCAAACAAAAACGGCAGACACAAAATATCCCGCTTGATGAAAACTTTGCGGCGGTGCGCGGCATTGTCAACTTCAATGAAGATGAAATCGGCTTGTTCAGAATGTCGGTGAACAACAAATCATCCGGTTACCGTTTTGTCGGACCAACCGCACCCGATGCACTGGAGTATTATGACTACAAACTCATCGGCACCTCAGTCGTCAACGGGGTGGAGGTGTATAAAATCAGGATGACGCCGACAACGCGCCTCAAACCGTTATTCGATGGCATCATCACCATTGCGGATGAAACGTTCGCGGTGATGGGTGTAGATGTTGTGCCGAACGAAACGTTCAACATTCCGTTCATCAAAGATATCGAACTGCGGTATCGTCAGCAGTTTTCTTTGTACGATTCAATGTTCTGGATGCCGAGCGATATTCGCATCACGGGAAGTCTGAGCGTCAGCATCATCGGCATTACGATGCCGAAGATTGGCATCGAACAAACATCGGCAATTTATGATTATGCTGTGAACGTTCCGGTTCCCGACAGCGTGATGAAGAGGCCGCGCCTTGTTGTTGATTCAGCGGCTACAACATTTGACTCGACATTCTGGAAAGAACATGAAATTCTTCCCCTCACGAGCGAAGAGCAAACGGCGTATGCTACGCTCGATAGCACACAAACGCTCGAGAAGCAATTTGAACCGAAAGGTCCGCTTGCTTCGCTTGGCGGAGACGGAACCGGTTCTGTCATCGAACATCTCGATGCGCGGTTCAACCGCGTGGAAGGATTTTTTCTTGGCGGAAAAATTGAGATGGACACTGTGTTGCCCAAAACTTCCCTTCGCGCTTCCGCGGGCTACGGATTTTCCGACACAACATTCAAATACAATCTCGGCGCAACATATTTTCTGTCAAACAAAAAGCGTCTTGGCATCGGAGCGGATGTCTATCGCAAGTTGGACAATATTCCCGACGGCGGTTACTATGGCTCGCTTGCAATTTCTCTCATGTCGTTGATTGACAAGAATGATTACTGCGATTATCTTCTCGCTACAGGTTGGCGTGCGTTTACAACATTCAACCCGACGAGACAATTTTCACTTCAACTAGGATTGGTGAGTGAGAACCATACTTCGATGTTCAACAATACCGACTTCAGTATTTTTTCAAAAAACAAGGTTTTCAGGCAGAATCTATCAATAAATGAAGGAAAATTGCAGAGCATCAATTTTGATTTTCGGTTCGGTCAGGAGGAAATTCCGTTGGGATTGGTTTCGCGCGACGCGTTTAACTTTTCGGTCGAACACTCTTCGCCATCGTTCACCGGCGGAGATTTTGATTTCACCCGCTACCTTGCTTCTCTCGAATGGAGCGTGCAAACATTTGCCACCGACTTATTGTTTCCTCCCAAGTTCAGCATGAAGTTAAGCGCCGGAACTTCTTCCGGCGTGCTTCCACTTCAACGAATGTTTGTTCTTGATTCACGCGCAAGCGGCTACGCGCCATTTGGCGTTCTTCGCGGCTCGGCTATCAAAGAATTTTCCGGCAACCGGTTCGTCATGCTTACCATTGAACATAACTTCCGGAGTGTTCCGTTTCTCGCGCTTGATATTCCCTTTCTCTACAGAAACAATATCGAGTTACTTGTTCACGGCTCCTTTGCAAAAACGTGGATGAACGAGTTACCAACATTTGACGGCGTGTATTCAGAAGCGGGAATTGGTATCAACAGAATATTCGATATCATTCGTGCCGATGTAACATATCGCTTCTTCGAGCCAAGCAGATTTTACTTTACTTTGAGCGTGGCGAATTTGTTTTAA
- a CDS encoding MBL fold metallo-hydrolase produces the protein MEIEFLGAAQTVTGSMHLLHVNGKRILLDCGLFQGRRAESTERNRKFPFDPESIDAVILSHAHIDHSGNLPGLVKQGYVGPIFCTNATLDLCRIMLADSAHIQEKDVEFINKKHAKRHEPPVEPLYTPEDATRALENFQGVSYNKEFDVLPNVRAKFVDAGHILGSASIHLTIKENGTTKTLGFTGDIGRWNMPIIRDPQFMGNVDALISESTYGGILHDSPDDMEKNLSSVLHRTFERGGKVIVPAFSVGRTQDIVYALHKLKDRNNLPSFPIYIDSPLAINATEIFRKHRECYDEETLKHILEHHDPLGLSQLHYVRTAEESKQLNDKKEPCMIISASGMCEAGRIVHHLANNIEDARNTIMIVGYQAEHTLGRKLVEEFPEVKMFGEFFKLRAEVAVFNSFSAHADGNELLKYITKFDQNQLQQIFLVHGELERQEKLRRGLNGLGFNHVEMPVRGKKFEL, from the coding sequence ATGGAAATCGAATTTCTCGGCGCCGCGCAAACCGTAACCGGCTCAATGCATCTTCTTCACGTAAACGGAAAACGTATTCTTCTCGACTGCGGATTATTTCAAGGCAGAAGAGCGGAATCAACAGAACGAAACAGGAAATTTCCCTTTGACCCGGAATCTATTGATGCGGTGATTCTTTCACACGCTCACATTGACCACAGCGGTAACTTGCCGGGACTTGTGAAGCAAGGATACGTGGGACCAATTTTCTGTACAAACGCGACACTTGATTTATGCAGAATTATGCTTGCCGATAGCGCGCATATTCAGGAGAAAGATGTGGAGTTCATCAACAAGAAACATGCGAAGCGGCATGAACCTCCGGTCGAGCCGTTGTACACACCGGAAGATGCGACGCGTGCGTTGGAAAACTTTCAAGGAGTTTCTTATAACAAGGAGTTCGATGTGTTACCGAATGTCCGCGCTAAGTTTGTAGATGCCGGACACATCCTCGGCTCTGCGTCTATTCATCTCACCATCAAAGAAAACGGAACAACAAAAACGCTCGGATTCACCGGCGACATCGGGCGATGGAATATGCCGATTATCCGCGACCCGCAGTTCATGGGAAACGTTGATGCACTCATCAGTGAAAGTACGTACGGTGGCATTCTTCACGATTCTCCCGATGATATGGAGAAAAATTTATCAAGCGTTCTTCACCGGACATTTGAGCGGGGTGGAAAAGTGATTGTGCCGGCGTTCAGCGTCGGGCGTACGCAGGACATCGTGTATGCTCTCCACAAGTTGAAAGACAGAAATAACTTACCGTCGTTCCCGATTTATATTGATAGTCCACTTGCGATTAATGCGACCGAGATTTTCCGTAAACATCGCGAGTGCTACGACGAAGAAACGCTCAAACACATTCTCGAACATCACGACCCGCTCGGCTTGAGTCAGTTACACTATGTTCGCACGGCAGAAGAATCAAAACAACTCAACGATAAGAAAGAACCGTGCATGATTATCTCCGCATCGGGTATGTGCGAAGCCGGGCGCATTGTTCATCATCTTGCAAACAATATTGAAGACGCCCGCAACACGATTATGATTGTCGGCTATCAGGCAGAACATACGTTAGGTCGAAAACTTGTGGAGGAATTTCCTGAAGTGAAAATGTTCGGAGAGTTTTTCAAACTGCGAGCGGAGGTGGCTGTGTTCAACTCGTTCTCCGCACATGCAGACGGAAACGAATTGTTGAAGTACATCACCAAGTTTGACCAAAATCAGTTACAACAGATTTTTCTTGTACATGGTGAATTGGAGCGACAAGAGAAACTGAGGCGGGGATTGAACGGACTTGGGTTCAATCATGTAGAGATGCCTGTGCGTGGAAAGAAGTTTGAGTTGTAA
- a CDS encoding sulfite exporter TauE/SafE family protein, with the protein MELTFSTTLIVCSVFFIVAALYSSVGHGGASGYLAILSMFAVAHKEMSTTALMLNIVVASIAFVFYLRAGHFSWKLTLPFFLSSIPLAFLGGMLDVSAKSYTILLALALLFASYRLIIHVEAKEKTSQTIPSLSVALLAGAIIGLVSGIVGVGGGIFLSPLILLMGWATAKQTSATAALFIVVNSVAGLLGRQVEGNFVVGNFLPFLLAAILGGVIGSQLGATKFSSLWLRRILGVVLIIAALKLIFTSL; encoded by the coding sequence ATGGAACTCACTTTTTCAACAACACTCATTGTCTGTTCTGTTTTTTTCATTGTAGCGGCTTTATACTCATCCGTTGGACATGGAGGAGCCTCGGGCTACCTCGCAATACTTTCGATGTTTGCCGTTGCACATAAAGAAATGTCAACTACCGCGCTTATGCTCAATATTGTCGTAGCGAGTATAGCGTTTGTCTTCTATCTTCGCGCCGGACATTTTTCATGGAAACTTACGCTTCCTTTTTTTCTCAGTTCAATTCCATTGGCATTTCTCGGAGGGATGCTGGATGTCTCTGCCAAATCATATACAATCTTACTTGCCTTGGCACTCCTCTTCGCTTCGTACCGGCTCATCATTCATGTCGAAGCAAAAGAAAAAACTTCTCAAACAATTCCTTCTTTGTCAGTTGCTCTTTTAGCAGGCGCAATCATCGGATTGGTTTCGGGAATTGTCGGAGTCGGAGGAGGAATTTTTCTTAGCCCGCTAATCTTGTTGATGGGATGGGCGACGGCAAAACAAACGTCAGCAACGGCTGCATTATTTATTGTTGTTAATTCGGTTGCGGGATTACTGGGAAGACAGGTGGAAGGAAACTTCGTTGTCGGAAATTTCCTTCCGTTTTTACTTGCGGCAATTCTTGGTGGCGTAATCGGCTCTCAGTTGGGGGCGACAAAATTTTCGTCACTTTGGTTGAGAAGAATTCTTGGTGTCGTTCTCATCATCGCCGCGTTGAAGTTGATTTTTACCTCATTGTAA
- the yedA gene encoding drug/metabolite exporter YedA, which produces MNEKQHKTKIIAAFAAVYIIWGTTYLAIRFGVETIPPLFMAGVRFLVAGIIFYLYARLKGMGSPSPTQWKQAAIGGGLLFLGGNGALTWAEQYVSSGLAALLVASIPLWIVLFSAMYGEKATLNLRTFLGIGLGIAGIVLLVRPDTIATDGSSSLYGAIAVIGGSISWAWGTLYTKKAKLPFSPVLTSSMQMLAGGIMLMLASLIAGEHQLYSVENVSTVSVLSLLYLISFGSIGFMAYIFLLGATTPSRVATYAYVNPVVAVFVGWLFAGEVLTQTTFIAAAIIVVAVVLIVTKRSSTEKVKAIKEQLSKDRETNQSLITRMWHGVTPASKAEEYLAYLRQTGEDDCRKTEGNRGVVVMHNIQEDKAHFLFLSFWESYDAIRKFSGENIECAVYYPKDKEYLLELEPNVTHYETYGQNVCICNAAV; this is translated from the coding sequence ATGAATGAAAAACAACACAAGACAAAAATCATTGCCGCGTTTGCGGCGGTTTATATCATCTGGGGAACGACGTATCTTGCAATTCGATTCGGCGTGGAGACTATTCCGCCATTGTTTATGGCAGGAGTTCGCTTCCTCGTCGCCGGTATTATCTTTTATCTTTATGCAAGATTGAAAGGAATGGGTTCGCCCTCTCCAACCCAATGGAAACAAGCGGCAATTGGAGGCGGTTTACTGTTCCTTGGAGGAAACGGCGCGCTCACATGGGCAGAACAATATGTCTCATCCGGATTAGCCGCGTTGTTAGTTGCTTCCATTCCTCTGTGGATTGTTCTCTTCAGCGCGATGTATGGAGAAAAAGCGACCCTGAATCTCAGAACGTTCCTCGGCATCGGTTTGGGAATTGCCGGAATTGTTCTTTTAGTTCGACCGGACACAATTGCCACTGACGGAAGTTCGAGTTTATACGGTGCGATTGCAGTTATCGGCGGTTCAATCTCGTGGGCGTGGGGAACTCTTTATACAAAGAAAGCAAAACTTCCATTCTCTCCTGTTCTCACTTCAAGCATGCAAATGCTGGCGGGAGGAATTATGTTGATGCTCGCGTCGCTTATTGCCGGAGAACATCAATTATACTCAGTGGAAAATGTTTCGACAGTTTCTGTGCTTTCTCTGTTGTATTTGATTTCATTCGGTTCGATTGGATTTATGGCGTACATCTTTTTGCTCGGAGCGACGACACCATCACGCGTTGCAACATACGCGTATGTTAATCCGGTTGTTGCGGTGTTTGTTGGATGGTTGTTTGCCGGTGAAGTTCTGACGCAGACAACCTTCATTGCGGCGGCAATTATCGTTGTTGCTGTTGTGTTGATTGTAACAAAGCGCTCATCAACCGAAAAAGTAAAAGCCATAAAGGAACAATTGAGCAAAGACCGGGAAACAAATCAATCTCTCATAACAAGAATGTGGCATGGAGTAACGCCTGCTTCAAAAGCAGAAGAATATCTCGCGTATCTTCGTCAGACGGGCGAGGACGATTGCAGGAAGACAGAAGGAAATCGCGGCGTTGTTGTCATGCACAATATTCAGGAAGATAAAGCGCACTTTCTCTTTCTCTCGTTCTGGGAATCGTACGATGCGATTCGGAAATTTTCCGGCGAGAATATCGAGTGTGCTGTGTATTATCCGAAAGACAAAGAGTATTTACTGGAACTCGAGCCGAATGTCACGCACTACGAAACATACGGGCAGAACGTTTGTATTTGTAATGCCGCTGTCTGA
- a CDS encoding Lrp/AsnC family transcriptional regulator, whose protein sequence is MIDSIDRTILTMLQANARVANSEIAKEVGMAPSAVLERVRKMEAQGIIKGYTVTLDSRQLDYGLVAFVFVKTDDSIGEVKTAKLLASIPEVQEVHHVAGEDCFLVKVRSKDTNHLSEILRERFGKIKTLRSTRTTIVLDTVKEISTLFLDINEKEK, encoded by the coding sequence ATGATTGACTCAATTGACCGCACAATACTGACAATGTTACAAGCGAACGCCCGTGTCGCAAATTCGGAAATTGCCAAGGAAGTCGGCATGGCTCCTTCCGCCGTGCTAGAGCGTGTACGAAAAATGGAAGCACAGGGCATCATCAAAGGATACACCGTAACGCTCGATTCGCGGCAACTCGATTACGGACTTGTCGCATTCGTGTTTGTAAAAACCGATGATTCTATCGGCGAAGTAAAAACAGCAAAACTCCTGGCAAGTATTCCCGAAGTTCAGGAAGTTCACCATGTTGCAGGTGAAGATTGCTTTCTCGTGAAAGTCCGCTCGAAGGATACAAACCATCTTTCTGAAATTCTTCGTGAGCGATTTGGAAAAATTAAAACATTGCGCTCTACGCGGACAACCATTGTTCTCGATACAGTCAAAGAAATATCAACCCTCTTTTTGGACATCAACGAAAAGGAGAAATAA
- a CDS encoding tetratricopeptide repeat protein, producing MNHDVTDFRTQVLERSFQIPVLVDFWAEWCAPCRLLGPILERLAQKSGGKWELAKVNTEELPDISAAYGIQSIPNVKLISQGQVIGEFSGAMPEHMVVQWLEKYLPSKIKQELEEAKSFLNKGKMFDAQLLLQNILAEEPENIEAKVYLAKTLLFDSPEEANKLIEGIDEPKFNEVTETMKIFSRIFELESDSSVLPDAEIKPKYLAAIQSVRSQDFDSALEQFIDVIRADRYYDDDGSRKACIAIFKYLGEEHPITLKHRREFGSALYV from the coding sequence ATGAACCACGACGTAACAGATTTCCGCACACAAGTTCTCGAACGAAGTTTTCAAATCCCTGTTCTCGTAGATTTCTGGGCTGAATGGTGCGCACCTTGCCGGTTGCTCGGACCAATTCTGGAACGGCTTGCACAGAAAAGCGGGGGCAAGTGGGAACTCGCAAAAGTGAATACGGAAGAACTGCCTGATATTTCCGCCGCGTACGGAATTCAAAGCATTCCGAATGTGAAGTTAATTTCTCAAGGACAAGTTATCGGTGAGTTTTCCGGCGCGATGCCGGAACACATGGTTGTTCAGTGGTTGGAGAAATACCTTCCGAGTAAAATCAAACAGGAACTGGAGGAGGCAAAATCTTTTTTGAACAAGGGAAAGATGTTTGATGCACAACTCCTGTTGCAAAACATTCTCGCGGAAGAACCGGAGAACATCGAGGCGAAAGTTTATCTCGCCAAAACACTTTTGTTTGACTCCCCGGAAGAAGCCAATAAATTGATTGAAGGAATTGATGAACCGAAGTTCAACGAAGTAACCGAGACTATGAAAATCTTCTCGCGCATATTCGAACTTGAATCCGATTCAAGCGTTCTTCCCGATGCAGAAATCAAACCAAAGTATCTCGCGGCAATTCAATCCGTTCGTTCACAGGATTTCGATTCTGCGTTGGAACAATTCATAGATGTCATTCGCGCCGACCGTTACTATGACGATGACGGTTCGAGAAAAGCATGTATTGCCATCTTCAAATATCTGGGGGAAGAACATCCAATCACACTAAAGCATAGACGGGAATTCGGAAGCGCGCTGTACGTATGA
- a CDS encoding site-specific DNA-methyltransferase yields the protein MSKRKMKEFGVAPRVGYNSDEFYKRNLYSKNKTQESKSDSENILTGDVLDTVLCHDSRTMIHLPDNSVHLMVTSPPYNVGKEYDDDLSLDDYRKLLHDVFKETYRVLVPGGRACINVANLGRKPYIPVHKFIIDEMEKIGYLMRGEIIWDKSASAGTSTAWGSWKSASNPTLRDVHEYILVFSKESFALTKGEKNNSITRDQFLEYTKSIWSFPAESAKRVKHPAPFPVELPFRLIQLYTFEGDVVLDPFSGSGTTCVAALKSQRHFVGYDLNEEYVKIAQKRIASERDMFSKE from the coding sequence ATGTCAAAAAGAAAAATGAAAGAATTTGGTGTAGCGCCGCGCGTCGGTTACAATTCCGATGAGTTTTACAAACGCAATCTCTATTCAAAAAACAAGACGCAGGAATCAAAAAGCGATTCCGAAAATATTCTTACCGGAGATGTCCTTGACACGGTGCTCTGTCATGATAGCCGTACGATGATTCATCTTCCGGACAACTCGGTTCATTTGATGGTAACATCGCCCCCCTACAATGTCGGAAAAGAGTATGATGATGACTTATCGCTTGACGATTACAGAAAGTTGCTTCACGATGTTTTCAAAGAAACGTATCGTGTCCTTGTGCCGGGCGGACGCGCCTGCATCAACGTGGCGAACTTAGGACGGAAACCTTACATACCGGTTCACAAATTTATCATTGATGAAATGGAAAAAATAGGATATTTGATGCGCGGCGAAATCATCTGGGACAAATCCGCGAGTGCTGGAACTTCGACGGCGTGGGGAAGTTGGAAATCAGCTTCGAATCCGACGCTACGCGATGTGCATGAGTACATTCTTGTTTTCTCGAAAGAATCGTTTGCGCTTACAAAAGGAGAGAAGAATAATTCAATCACCCGCGACCAATTTCTTGAATACACGAAAAGTATCTGGTCGTTTCCTGCTGAGTCAGCAAAGCGAGTGAAGCACCCTGCTCCGTTTCCTGTTGAACTCCCATTCCGGTTGATTCAACTTTATACATTTGAAGGCGATGTTGTCCTCGACCCGTTTTCAGGAAGCGGCACGACATGCGTTGCCGCGTTGAAGTCGCAACGACATTTTGTCGGGTATGATTTGAATGAAGAGTATGTGAAGATTGCTCAAAAGCGAATTGCATCTGAGCGTGATATGTTTTCAAAAGAATAA
- a CDS encoding retropepsin-like domain-containing protein, with amino-acid sequence MKTFRLNRSGRLYTTSAYVKGEKGQIIFSLLLDTGASFTLLSGNALEKLGYEIHSGKTRYPIVTVNDKLTVPRISLQKFSCLGCTLEPFKVLAHDLPSSARIDGLLGMDFLTMFDFTINTRQGIVTVR; translated from the coding sequence TTGAAGACGTTTAGACTCAACCGTTCAGGAAGATTATACACAACTTCAGCGTATGTAAAAGGCGAGAAGGGGCAAATTATTTTTTCACTTTTGTTGGATACAGGAGCTTCGTTTACACTTCTTTCCGGCAACGCGTTAGAGAAATTGGGATACGAAATTCATTCGGGTAAAACACGTTATCCTATTGTTACAGTGAATGATAAACTTACAGTTCCCAGAATCTCGCTACAAAAATTTTCTTGTCTGGGATGCACACTCGAACCATTCAAGGTTCTCGCTCACGACCTACCATCGTCTGCAAGAATAGATGGTCTCTTAGGAATGGATTTTCTTACGATGTTTGATTTTACCATCAACACACGGCAAGGAATAGTTACCGTTCGATAG
- a CDS encoding DUF5615 family PIN-like protein produces the protein MNILADHCVYGKTVRLLKDAGHRVVWLKEIADPASPDDIVLSLASSSNSVLVSNDKDFADIVKYPPKEHLGIIVLRITPENEDNVHSSLLAFLEKKTIQEIQGTLVVIRGDKVRIRK, from the coding sequence GTGAACATTCTTGCTGACCATTGTGTGTACGGGAAAACTGTCCGCCTTTTGAAGGACGCAGGACATCGTGTAGTATGGCTGAAGGAAATTGCCGACCCCGCCTCCCCCGATGATATAGTGCTCTCGCTCGCATCTTCCTCAAATTCTGTCTTAGTTTCCAACGATAAAGACTTTGCTGACATTGTAAAGTATCCGCCAAAAGAACATTTGGGAATTATCGTACTCCGAATTACACCGGAGAATGAGGACAACGTTCACTCGTCTCTTCTTGCATTTCTTGAGAAGAAAACAATCCAAGAAATTCAGGGAACTTTGGTTGTCATCCGCGGCGATAAGGTCAGAATCAGGAAATAG
- a CDS encoding DUF433 domain-containing protein, translating into MNNRISVNPTICHGKPHIVGTRIMVSQVLELLSAGKSFGEICSEDYFPDLTAQDITACIEYANKLVVNEDVEYVV; encoded by the coding sequence ATGAACAATCGAATATCGGTAAATCCAACCATTTGCCACGGCAAGCCACATATCGTTGGAACGCGCATCATGGTCTCACAAGTGCTCGAACTCTTGAGTGCTGGTAAATCGTTTGGAGAAATTTGTTCGGAAGATTACTTTCCTGATTTGACGGCGCAAGACATAACGGCGTGCATAGAGTATGCAAACAAACTGGTTGTCAATGAAGATGTTGAATACGTAGTCTAA